The following proteins are encoded in a genomic region of Oryctolagus cuniculus chromosome 6, mOryCun1.1, whole genome shotgun sequence:
- the PSCA gene encoding prostate stem cell antigen — translation MKVLLLLLLATSLALQPGAALQCYSCEAQVSNQDCQTVENCTQAQTQCWTARIRAVGILRLISKGCTSHCVDDAENYYVGRKNVTCCSTDLCNASGAHGLRPATALGLLATLGSLLLAGSSQL, via the exons ATGAAGGTGCTCCTCCTTCTCCTGCTGGccaccagcctggccctgcagccag GCGCCGCCCTGCAGTGCTACTCCTGCGAGGCGCAGGTGAGCAACCAGGACTGCCAGACGGTGGAGAACTGCACCCAGGCGCAGACCCAGTGCTGGACCGCGCGCATCC GTGCTGTGGGGATCCTGAGGCTGATCAGCAAGGGCTGCACCTCCCACTGCGTGGACGACGCCGAGAACTACTACGTGGGCAGGAAGAACgtcacctgctgttccacagaCCTGTGCAACGCCAGCGGGGCCCACGGCCTGCGGCCGGCCAccgccctggggctgctggccaCACTCGGCAGCCTGCTGCTCGCGGGGTCCAGCCAGCTCTAG
- the THEM6 gene encoding protein THEM6: protein MLGLLAGALGALAFFALLDGWYLVRVPLAVLRARLLLPRVRDLLAEQRYAGRVLPSDLDLLLHMNNARYLREADVARAVHLTRCGVLGALRETGAHAVLAASCARYRRSLRLFEPFEVRTRLLGWDDRAFYLEARFVSRRDGFVCALLRFRHHVLGTSPERIVQHLCKRRVEPPELPEDLRHWITYNEASSQLLRAEGGLSGVTKDQ, encoded by the exons ATGCTGGGGCTGCTGGCGGGGGCGCTGGGGGCGCTCGCCTTCTTCGCGCTGCTGGACGGCTGGTACCTGGTGCGCGTGCCGCTAGCCGTGCTGCGCGCGCGCCTGCTGCTGCCGCGCGTCCGCGACCTGCTCGCCGAGCAGCGCTACGCGGGCCGCGTCCTGCCCTCCGACCTGGACCTGTTGCTGCACATGAACAACGCGCGCTACCTGCGCGAGGCCGACGTGGCGCGCGCCGTGCACCTGACCCGCTGCGGCGTGCTCGGGGCGCTGCGGGAGACGGGGGCGCACGCGGTGCTGGCCGCCTCGTGCGCGCGCTACCGCCGCTCGCTGCGCCTGTTCGAGCCCTTTGAGGTGCGCACCCGCCTGCTGGGCTGGGACGACCGCGCCTTCTACCTGGAGGCGCGCTTCGTCAGCCGGCGCGACGGCTTCGTGTGCGCGCTGCTGCGCTTCCGGCATCACGTGCTGGGGACCTCGCCGGAGCGCATCGTGCAGCACCTGTGCAAGCGCAGG GTGGAGCCCCCTGAGCTGCCGGAAGACCTGCGGCACTGGATCACCTACAACGAGGCCAGCAGCCAGCTGCTCCGCGCCGAGGGTGGGCTCAGCGGCGTCACCAAGGACCAGTGA
- the SLURP1 gene encoding secreted Ly-6/uPAR-related protein 1: MASPWAVRLLLVAAWSAGCGEAFRCYSCERPMAMSSCKNITLCKQEDTACKTTLETVESEYPFDRSPMVTRSCSSSCLATDPDSMGVSRPVFCCFRDLCNSVGVARPGLGALATLGAALLLPLLS, from the exons ATGGCCTCTCCCTGGGCCGTGCGGCTGCTGCTGGTGGCAGCCTGGAGCGCGGGCTGCG GTGAGGCCTTCCGGTGCTACTCCTGCGAGCGGCCCATGGCTATGTCTTCCTGCAAAAACATTACCCTGTGCAAGCAGGAGGACACGGCATGCAAGACCACGCTGGAGACCGTGGAATCGG AGTACCCCTTCGACCGAAGCCCCATGGTGACCCgatcctgctccagctcctgcctggccACCGACCCCGACAGCATGGGGGTTTCCCgccctgtcttctgctgcttccgcGACCTGTGCAACTCAGTGGGGGTGGCCAGGCCGGGCCTGGGGGCCCTGGCCACGCTGGGGgctgccctcctcctgcctctcctctcctga
- the LOC127486782 gene encoding ly6/PLAUR domain-containing protein 2 — MLGTRLALLALALATHGELGAALQCYSCPEPMSVSSCVTIANCSANETMCKTTLYSREIVYPFLGDSTVTKSCASKCEPSDVDGIGQTRPVSCCNTELCNVDSAVPAGGPHHLALALALAPLLGLHL, encoded by the exons ATGCTCGGGACACGGCTGGCACTCCTGGCCCTGGCGCTGGCCACCCATGGGGAGCTCG GGGCGGCCCTGCAATGCTACTCCTGTCCCGAGCCCATGAGTGTGTCCAGCTGTGTCACCatcgccaactgcagtgccaatGAGACCATGTGCAAGACCACGCTCTACTCCCGAGAGATCG TGTACCCCTTCCTCGGAGACTCCACGGTGACCAAGTCCTGCGCCAGCAAGTGTGAACCCTCGGACGTGGACGGCATCGGCCAGACCCGGCCGGTGTCCTGCTGCAACACCGAGCTGTGCAACGTGGACAGCGCAGTGCCCGCGGGCGGCCCCCACcacctggccttggccctggccctCGCCCCACTGCTGGGCCTCCACCTCTAG